In the Dryobates pubescens isolate bDryPub1 chromosome 30, bDryPub1.pri, whole genome shotgun sequence genome, one interval contains:
- the ERLIN1 gene encoding erlin-1 isoform X2 has product MIYIDRIEVVNKLAPYAVYDIVRNYTADYDKTLIFNKIHHELNQFCSAHTLQEVYIELFDQIDENLKLALQKDLNVMAPGLTIQAVRVTKPKIPEAIRRNFELMEAEKTKLLIAAQKQKVVEKEAETDRKKALIEAEKAAQVARIHYQQKIMEKETEKRISEIEDAAFLAREKAKADAQYYTAQKLADSNKLKLTPEYLELMKYQAIAANSKLYFGDRIPSVFVDSCAFQQANLRPAPETSLPSQEALKTSGESHLRAEESTG; this is encoded by the exons ATGATCTACATCGACCGCATCGAGGTGGTGAACAAGCTGGCTCCCTATGCAG tgTACGACATCGTGCGGAACTACACCGCCGACTACGACAAGACCTTGATCTTCAACAAGATTCACCATGAGCTGAACCAGTTCTGCAGTGCCCACACCCTGCAGGAAGTCTACATTGAGCTCTTTG ATCAGATAGATGAGAATTTGAAGTTGGCCCTGCAGAAGGATCTCAATGTCATGGCACCAGGCCTCACCATCCAG GCTGTGCGTGTCACAAAGCCCAAAATCCCCGAAGCCATCCGGAGGAACTTTGAGTTGAT GGAAGCTGAGAAGACCAAGCTGCTgattgcagcccagaagcagaaggTGGTAGAGAAGGAGGCAGAGACAGACAGGAAGAAAGCCCTCATTG aggcagagaaggcTGCTCAGGTGGCCAGGATTCACTACCAGCAGAAGATCATGGAGAAGGAGACGGAGAAGCGCATCTCGGAGATCGAAG ATGCTGCCTTCCTGgcaagagagaaagcaaaagctgaTGCTCAGTACTACACTGCTCAGAAGCTGGCTGATTCCAACAAG ctgaagctcaCCCCTGAGTACCTGGAGCTGATGAAGTACCAAGCGATAGCTGCCAACAGCAAGCTCTACTTCGGCGACCGCATCCCCAGCGTCTTCGTGGACTCCTGTGCCTTCCAGCAAGCCAACCTGAGGCCTGCCCCAGAAACCAGCTTGCCCTCCCAGGAGGCCCTGAAGACCTCTGGAGAAAGCCacctcagagcagaggaaagcacTGGCTGA
- the ERLIN1 gene encoding erlin-1 isoform X3 produces MAPGLTIQAVRVTKPKIPEAIRRNFELMEAEKTKLLIAAQKQKVVEKEAETDRKKALIEAEKAAQVARIHYQQKIMEKETEKRISEIEDAAFLAREKAKADAQYYTAQKLADSNKLKLTPEYLELMKYQAIAANSKLYFGDRIPSVFVDSCAFQQANLRPAPETSLPSQEALKTSGESHLRAEESTG; encoded by the exons ATGGCACCAGGCCTCACCATCCAG GCTGTGCGTGTCACAAAGCCCAAAATCCCCGAAGCCATCCGGAGGAACTTTGAGTTGAT GGAAGCTGAGAAGACCAAGCTGCTgattgcagcccagaagcagaaggTGGTAGAGAAGGAGGCAGAGACAGACAGGAAGAAAGCCCTCATTG aggcagagaaggcTGCTCAGGTGGCCAGGATTCACTACCAGCAGAAGATCATGGAGAAGGAGACGGAGAAGCGCATCTCGGAGATCGAAG ATGCTGCCTTCCTGgcaagagagaaagcaaaagctgaTGCTCAGTACTACACTGCTCAGAAGCTGGCTGATTCCAACAAG ctgaagctcaCCCCTGAGTACCTGGAGCTGATGAAGTACCAAGCGATAGCTGCCAACAGCAAGCTCTACTTCGGCGACCGCATCCCCAGCGTCTTCGTGGACTCCTGTGCCTTCCAGCAAGCCAACCTGAGGCCTGCCCCAGAAACCAGCTTGCCCTCCCAGGAGGCCCTGAAGACCTCTGGAGAAAGCCacctcagagcagaggaaagcacTGGCTGA